From a region of the Pirellulales bacterium genome:
- a CDS encoding antitoxin family protein encodes MQSLLIQAVYENGVLKPEQPLPLAEHERVQVSIQTMAGRQPSDPAASRAKATSGMLGWTGDAATVERLALDPEFGIEESP; translated from the coding sequence ATGCAGTCATTGTTGATTCAAGCGGTCTACGAAAACGGCGTGCTCAAACCAGAGCAGCCATTGCCCTTGGCGGAGCATGAGCGCGTGCAGGTTTCCATTCAGACAATGGCCGGGCGACAGCCCTCAGACCCGGCCGCAAGCCGCGCGAAGGCGACTTCAGGCATGCTGGGATGGACCGGCGATGCGGCCACCGTCGAGCGTCTTGCGTTGGACCCCGAGTTCGGCATTGAGGAATCGCCGTGA
- a CDS encoding class I SAM-dependent methyltransferase gives MNHQASTIQKASVRRRRTRKGHAERGRSYTRVAAFYEAVANVYSAGQIAAAKRAQLGAMRPGDRVLYVGVGAGEDAVEAARLGARLTCLDLSSAMLSRLEARLGGEGHSAEIVCGNAFDHHRPGHYDVVTANFVLNCLNGPSMRAMLAHLATQVRPGGKLLIADLALPQGNVISRRLQRAYSRLANVIFWAAGLVPLHPIYDYRRHLAECGLQLAGSEAFRLLSIGPIAYETLTAVRAPADER, from the coding sequence ATGAACCACCAAGCGTCCACAATCCAGAAGGCGTCAGTGAGGCGGCGGCGGACGCGAAAGGGGCACGCCGAGCGGGGCCGCAGCTACACGCGCGTCGCCGCGTTTTACGAAGCCGTGGCGAACGTCTACTCCGCCGGACAGATTGCCGCCGCCAAGCGGGCGCAGCTTGGCGCGATGCGGCCTGGCGACCGCGTGCTCTACGTCGGCGTCGGCGCCGGCGAAGACGCCGTCGAGGCCGCCCGGCTCGGCGCCCGGCTGACTTGTCTCGATCTGTCGTCGGCCATGCTCTCGCGGCTCGAAGCGCGGCTGGGCGGCGAAGGGCATTCGGCGGAGATCGTATGCGGCAACGCCTTCGATCACCATCGACCGGGCCACTACGACGTGGTGACGGCCAATTTCGTATTGAACTGTCTGAACGGGCCGTCGATGCGCGCGATGCTCGCCCATCTGGCCACCCAGGTGCGGCCGGGCGGCAAGCTGCTGATCGCCGACCTGGCCCTGCCCCAAGGCAACGTCATTTCGCGGCGCCTTCAGCGGGCCTACAGCCGCTTGGCCAACGTGATTTTTTGGGCGGCGGGTCTGGTGCCGCTGCACCCGATCTATGACTACCGCCGCCACCTGGCCGAGTGTGGTTTGCAGCTTGCCGGAAGCGAAGCGTTCCGGCTGTTGAGCATTGGGCCAATTGCCTACGAGACGCTGACGGCCGTTCGCGCGCCAGCGGACGAAAGATGA